Proteins from one Mugil cephalus isolate CIBA_MC_2020 chromosome 15, CIBA_Mcephalus_1.1, whole genome shotgun sequence genomic window:
- the brd8a gene encoding bromodomain-containing protein 8 isoform X1: MGCRDDRNMANGVGKHKLLVIGPTEPWSVREKLCLATSVMKSGDQNWVSVSRAIKPFAEPGRPPDWFSQKHCASKYSELLETTEAPKRKRGEKGEVVETVEDVIVRKLTAERVDELKRLIKETQENHRKLKREATLIQAGHLDSKLEELWDEILLKKKLEEEEAELKRKNTDAAYQARQVAKNTPKRMPSVSQYLHSPSECNSPTQELATGDPLECLILDLTSTKNASGTARLMTFPGSSNDEISHGSLLDDQTQKKLLGQKATPPPSPLLSELLKKGSILATNSRLIAEGDVPSGNMTGAHDLQLATPCQPLSQATGAPMLSRLLEAGPTQFSPPLGFMVRGDSASSLPFSAATPVTADSTPSTEVDMMVPSVPPGCQTVSVNDKLSELSEDVTVSYMGDELDLKTVGDIIAIIEDKADEAAEALDAAAVEAALSLCEENGHTLSGAWDAGPFQPHESHPTVPAAAPQPSSLHINLEGRTEASLSSLCNSQDNCIAAFPMELRSLPPTASSLCNSKCLENCQSGAPTQLEAMSETGEIMRPKKQISLNATIKCESEKQAQQRQTDSVLEDSPLTERHPKETDVYDGLSAREGENALGMKVDNKVNGPEVCREEEGDGVEEFSSELDGETELEPAASESEDGYSLHTASSSLQFHTTADSIPSSPASSQFSVCSEDLEALQAHKIWKKAIMLVWRAAANHRYANVFLQPVTDEIAPGYHGIVHRPMDLATIKKNIETGLIRTTAEFQRDIMLMFQNAVMYNSLDHDVYHMALEMQRDVLEQIQQFLATQLIMETSESGISTKSLRGRESARKQDSTDKDSVSMSSPAFLLSLFDGGTRGRRSAIEADLKMKK, from the exons AACACAAGCTGCTTGTCATTGGACCAACGGAGCCATGGTCAGTGAGGGAGAAGCTGTGTTTGGCCACATCTGTCATGAAGAGTGGAGACCAGAACTG GGTATCTGTCAGTCGAGCAATCAAACCATTTGCAGAACCTGGGCGGCCACCTGACTGGTTCTCTCAAAAG CACTGTGCCTCCAAGTATTCCGAGCTCCTGGAAACAACAGAGGCCCCAAA GCGGAAACGAGGTGAGAAAGGTGAAGTGGTGGAGACAGTGGAGGATGTGATAGTCCGCAAGCTGACAGCTGAGAGGGTTGACGAACTAAAAAGACTGATCAAAGAAACACAGGAGAACCACAG GAAGCTGAAGAGAGAGGCTACACTGATTCAAGCAGGACATCTAGATTCCAAACTGGAAGAGTTGTGGGATGAAATTCTGct gaagaagaaactggaggaggaagaagcagagctgaaaagaaaaaacacagatgctGCTTATCAGG CCAGACAGGTGGCAAAGAACACGCCAAAGCGGATGCCCAGTGTCTCCCAGTATCTGCATTCACCCTCAGAGTGTAACTCCCCAACCCAGGAACTCGCAACCGGTGACCCACTCGAGTGCTTGATTCTGGACCTTACATCCACAAAGAAT GCTTCAGGAACAGCCAGGTTAATGACATTTCCTGGATCCAGTAATGATGAAATCAGCCATGGATCACTTCTAGATGACCAAACCCAAAAGAAACTGCTGGGCCAGAAAGCCACACCGCCACCATCACCACTCCTCTCAGAGTTACTGAAGAAAGGCAGTATCTTGGCCACAAATTCCCGGCTG ATTGCAGAGGGTGACGTACCTTCTGGTAATATGACAGGAGCACACGACTTGCAGTTGGCCACACCATGTCAACCTCTTTCTCAGGCAACAG GTGCCCCGATGTTGTCTCGTCTGCTGGAGGCAGGTCCCACCCAGTTTTCTCCTCCGTTAGGTTTTATGGTCCGTGGAGACTCTGCCTCAAGTCTTCCCTTTTCTGCTGCCACACCTGTAACTGCTGACTCCACTCCAAGCACAG AGGTGGATATGATGGTGCCATCTGTGCCCCCTGGATGCCAGACTGTCTCTGTGAATGATAAGTTGTCAGAGCTCAGCGAGGATGTGACTGTGTCCTACATGGGAGATGAGCTGGACCTTAAGACTGTGGGGGACATTATCGCCATTATTGAagacaag gCGGATGAGGCTGCAGAGGCTTTGGATGCAGCTGCAGTTGAGGCGGCTCTCTCCTTGTGTGAAGAGAATGGCCACACTCTGTCTGGTGCCTGGGATGCCGGGCCTTTCCAGCCCCATGAGTCTCACCCCACTGTGCCCGCAGCAGCTCCACAGCCCTCTTCTCTTCACATAAACCTCGAGGGGAGGACAGAAgcttccctttcttctctttgcAACAGTCAAGATAACTGTATTGCAGCATTTCCTATGGAACTGAGGAGTCTCCCTCCCACTGCCTCATCCTTATGCAACTCAAAGTGTTTGGAGAACTGCCAAAGTGGAGCACCTACACAGTTAGAGGCAATGAGCGAGACTGGAGAGATTATGCGCCCCAAAAAACAAATTTCATTGAATGCTACCATAAAATGTGAAAGTGAGAAGCAGGCACAGCAAAGACAAACCG ACTCAGTATTAGAAGATAGCCCTCTGACAGAAAGGCATCCCAAG GAGACAGATGTGTATGATGGGCTTAGTGCCAGGGAAGGAGAGAATGCCTTGGGGATGAAAGTGGATAACAAGGTCAACGGGCCAGAAGtgtgcagagaagaagagggtgaTGGAGTGGAGGAGTTCTCATCAGAATTGGACGGGGAAACAGAGCTGGAACCTGCAGCAAGCGAGAGTGAGGATGGATACAGTCTCCACACGGCTTCCTCGTCACTGCAATTCCACACAACGGCAGACTCAATCCCCAGTAGCCCTGCTTCATCGCAGTT TTCTGTGTGCAGTGAGGACCTGGAGGCGCTACAGGCTCACAAGATCTGGAAGAAAGCCATTATGCTAGTGTGGCgtgcagcagccaatcacag GTACGCAAATGTCTTCCTTCAGCCAGTAACAGATGAAATTGCACCTGGATACCATGGTATTGTGCACAG gcccATGGACCTCGCCACCATAAAAAAGAACATTGAGACTGGTTTGATACGGACCACTGCTGAGTTCCAGAGGGACATCATGCTGATGTTTCAGAACGCGGTCATGTACAACAGCCTGGACCATGACGTGTACCACATGGCTCTGGAGATGCAGCGTGACGTACTGGAGCAGATCCAGCAATTTCTAGCAACCCAGCTCATCATGGAGACGTCAGAATCTGGTATCAGCACCAAAAGCCTGAGGGGTCGTGAGAGTGCGCGCAAACAGGACTCTACTGACAAG GACTCTGTCTCCATGTCCTCCCCTgccttcctcctttctcttttt GATGGAGGCACCAGGGGGCGCCGTAGTGCCATAGAAGCTGAcctcaaaatgaagaaatga
- the brd8a gene encoding bromodomain-containing protein 8 isoform X3 codes for MGCRDDRNMANGVGKHKLLVIGPTEPWSVREKLCLATSVMKSGDQNWVSVSRAIKPFAEPGRPPDWFSQKHCASKYSELLETTEAPKRKRGEKGEVVETVEDVIVRKLTAERVDELKRLIKETQENHRKLKREATLIQAGHLDSKLEELWDEILLKKKLEEEEAELKRKNTDAAYQARQVAKNTPKRMPSVSQYLHSPSECNSPTQELATGDPLECLILDLTSTKNASGTARLMTFPGSSNDEISHGSLLDDQTQKKLLGQKATPPPSPLLSELLKKGSILATNSRLIAEGDVPSGNMTGAHDLQLATPCQPLSQATGAPMLSRLLEAGPTQFSPPLGFMVRGDSASSLPFSAATPVTADSTPSTEVDMMVPSVPPGCQTVSVNDKLSELSEDVTVSYMGDELDLKTVGDIIAIIEDKADEAAEALDAAAVEAALSLCEENGHTLSGAWDAGPFQPHESHPTVPAAAPQPSSLHINLEGRTEASLSSLCNSQDNCIAAFPMELRSLPPTASSLCNSKCLENCQSGAPTQLEAMSETGEIMRPKKQISLNATIKCESEKQAQQRQTDSVLEDSPLTERHPKETDVYDGLSAREGENALGMKVDNKVNGPEVCREEEGDGVEEFSSELDGETELEPAASESEDGYSLHTASSSLQFHTTADSIPSSPASSQFSVCSEDLEALQAHKIWKKAIMLVWRAAANHRYANVFLQPVTDEIAPGYHGIVHRPMDLATIKKNIETGLIRTTAEFQRDIMLMFQNAVMYNSLDHDVYHMALEMQRDVLEQIQQFLATQLIMETSESGISTKSLRGRESARKQDSTDKDGGTRGRRSAIEADLKMKK; via the exons AACACAAGCTGCTTGTCATTGGACCAACGGAGCCATGGTCAGTGAGGGAGAAGCTGTGTTTGGCCACATCTGTCATGAAGAGTGGAGACCAGAACTG GGTATCTGTCAGTCGAGCAATCAAACCATTTGCAGAACCTGGGCGGCCACCTGACTGGTTCTCTCAAAAG CACTGTGCCTCCAAGTATTCCGAGCTCCTGGAAACAACAGAGGCCCCAAA GCGGAAACGAGGTGAGAAAGGTGAAGTGGTGGAGACAGTGGAGGATGTGATAGTCCGCAAGCTGACAGCTGAGAGGGTTGACGAACTAAAAAGACTGATCAAAGAAACACAGGAGAACCACAG GAAGCTGAAGAGAGAGGCTACACTGATTCAAGCAGGACATCTAGATTCCAAACTGGAAGAGTTGTGGGATGAAATTCTGct gaagaagaaactggaggaggaagaagcagagctgaaaagaaaaaacacagatgctGCTTATCAGG CCAGACAGGTGGCAAAGAACACGCCAAAGCGGATGCCCAGTGTCTCCCAGTATCTGCATTCACCCTCAGAGTGTAACTCCCCAACCCAGGAACTCGCAACCGGTGACCCACTCGAGTGCTTGATTCTGGACCTTACATCCACAAAGAAT GCTTCAGGAACAGCCAGGTTAATGACATTTCCTGGATCCAGTAATGATGAAATCAGCCATGGATCACTTCTAGATGACCAAACCCAAAAGAAACTGCTGGGCCAGAAAGCCACACCGCCACCATCACCACTCCTCTCAGAGTTACTGAAGAAAGGCAGTATCTTGGCCACAAATTCCCGGCTG ATTGCAGAGGGTGACGTACCTTCTGGTAATATGACAGGAGCACACGACTTGCAGTTGGCCACACCATGTCAACCTCTTTCTCAGGCAACAG GTGCCCCGATGTTGTCTCGTCTGCTGGAGGCAGGTCCCACCCAGTTTTCTCCTCCGTTAGGTTTTATGGTCCGTGGAGACTCTGCCTCAAGTCTTCCCTTTTCTGCTGCCACACCTGTAACTGCTGACTCCACTCCAAGCACAG AGGTGGATATGATGGTGCCATCTGTGCCCCCTGGATGCCAGACTGTCTCTGTGAATGATAAGTTGTCAGAGCTCAGCGAGGATGTGACTGTGTCCTACATGGGAGATGAGCTGGACCTTAAGACTGTGGGGGACATTATCGCCATTATTGAagacaag gCGGATGAGGCTGCAGAGGCTTTGGATGCAGCTGCAGTTGAGGCGGCTCTCTCCTTGTGTGAAGAGAATGGCCACACTCTGTCTGGTGCCTGGGATGCCGGGCCTTTCCAGCCCCATGAGTCTCACCCCACTGTGCCCGCAGCAGCTCCACAGCCCTCTTCTCTTCACATAAACCTCGAGGGGAGGACAGAAgcttccctttcttctctttgcAACAGTCAAGATAACTGTATTGCAGCATTTCCTATGGAACTGAGGAGTCTCCCTCCCACTGCCTCATCCTTATGCAACTCAAAGTGTTTGGAGAACTGCCAAAGTGGAGCACCTACACAGTTAGAGGCAATGAGCGAGACTGGAGAGATTATGCGCCCCAAAAAACAAATTTCATTGAATGCTACCATAAAATGTGAAAGTGAGAAGCAGGCACAGCAAAGACAAACCG ACTCAGTATTAGAAGATAGCCCTCTGACAGAAAGGCATCCCAAG GAGACAGATGTGTATGATGGGCTTAGTGCCAGGGAAGGAGAGAATGCCTTGGGGATGAAAGTGGATAACAAGGTCAACGGGCCAGAAGtgtgcagagaagaagagggtgaTGGAGTGGAGGAGTTCTCATCAGAATTGGACGGGGAAACAGAGCTGGAACCTGCAGCAAGCGAGAGTGAGGATGGATACAGTCTCCACACGGCTTCCTCGTCACTGCAATTCCACACAACGGCAGACTCAATCCCCAGTAGCCCTGCTTCATCGCAGTT TTCTGTGTGCAGTGAGGACCTGGAGGCGCTACAGGCTCACAAGATCTGGAAGAAAGCCATTATGCTAGTGTGGCgtgcagcagccaatcacag GTACGCAAATGTCTTCCTTCAGCCAGTAACAGATGAAATTGCACCTGGATACCATGGTATTGTGCACAG gcccATGGACCTCGCCACCATAAAAAAGAACATTGAGACTGGTTTGATACGGACCACTGCTGAGTTCCAGAGGGACATCATGCTGATGTTTCAGAACGCGGTCATGTACAACAGCCTGGACCATGACGTGTACCACATGGCTCTGGAGATGCAGCGTGACGTACTGGAGCAGATCCAGCAATTTCTAGCAACCCAGCTCATCATGGAGACGTCAGAATCTGGTATCAGCACCAAAAGCCTGAGGGGTCGTGAGAGTGCGCGCAAACAGGACTCTACTGACAAG GATGGAGGCACCAGGGGGCGCCGTAGTGCCATAGAAGCTGAcctcaaaatgaagaaatga
- the brd8a gene encoding bromodomain-containing protein 8 isoform X2 produces MRNDMGDYKHKLLVIGPTEPWSVREKLCLATSVMKSGDQNWVSVSRAIKPFAEPGRPPDWFSQKHCASKYSELLETTEAPKRKRGEKGEVVETVEDVIVRKLTAERVDELKRLIKETQENHRKLKREATLIQAGHLDSKLEELWDEILLKKKLEEEEAELKRKNTDAAYQARQVAKNTPKRMPSVSQYLHSPSECNSPTQELATGDPLECLILDLTSTKNASGTARLMTFPGSSNDEISHGSLLDDQTQKKLLGQKATPPPSPLLSELLKKGSILATNSRLIAEGDVPSGNMTGAHDLQLATPCQPLSQATGAPMLSRLLEAGPTQFSPPLGFMVRGDSASSLPFSAATPVTADSTPSTEVDMMVPSVPPGCQTVSVNDKLSELSEDVTVSYMGDELDLKTVGDIIAIIEDKADEAAEALDAAAVEAALSLCEENGHTLSGAWDAGPFQPHESHPTVPAAAPQPSSLHINLEGRTEASLSSLCNSQDNCIAAFPMELRSLPPTASSLCNSKCLENCQSGAPTQLEAMSETGEIMRPKKQISLNATIKCESEKQAQQRQTDSVLEDSPLTERHPKETDVYDGLSAREGENALGMKVDNKVNGPEVCREEEGDGVEEFSSELDGETELEPAASESEDGYSLHTASSSLQFHTTADSIPSSPASSQFSVCSEDLEALQAHKIWKKAIMLVWRAAANHRYANVFLQPVTDEIAPGYHGIVHRPMDLATIKKNIETGLIRTTAEFQRDIMLMFQNAVMYNSLDHDVYHMALEMQRDVLEQIQQFLATQLIMETSESGISTKSLRGRESARKQDSTDKDSVSMSSPAFLLSLFDGGTRGRRSAIEADLKMKK; encoded by the exons AACACAAGCTGCTTGTCATTGGACCAACGGAGCCATGGTCAGTGAGGGAGAAGCTGTGTTTGGCCACATCTGTCATGAAGAGTGGAGACCAGAACTG GGTATCTGTCAGTCGAGCAATCAAACCATTTGCAGAACCTGGGCGGCCACCTGACTGGTTCTCTCAAAAG CACTGTGCCTCCAAGTATTCCGAGCTCCTGGAAACAACAGAGGCCCCAAA GCGGAAACGAGGTGAGAAAGGTGAAGTGGTGGAGACAGTGGAGGATGTGATAGTCCGCAAGCTGACAGCTGAGAGGGTTGACGAACTAAAAAGACTGATCAAAGAAACACAGGAGAACCACAG GAAGCTGAAGAGAGAGGCTACACTGATTCAAGCAGGACATCTAGATTCCAAACTGGAAGAGTTGTGGGATGAAATTCTGct gaagaagaaactggaggaggaagaagcagagctgaaaagaaaaaacacagatgctGCTTATCAGG CCAGACAGGTGGCAAAGAACACGCCAAAGCGGATGCCCAGTGTCTCCCAGTATCTGCATTCACCCTCAGAGTGTAACTCCCCAACCCAGGAACTCGCAACCGGTGACCCACTCGAGTGCTTGATTCTGGACCTTACATCCACAAAGAAT GCTTCAGGAACAGCCAGGTTAATGACATTTCCTGGATCCAGTAATGATGAAATCAGCCATGGATCACTTCTAGATGACCAAACCCAAAAGAAACTGCTGGGCCAGAAAGCCACACCGCCACCATCACCACTCCTCTCAGAGTTACTGAAGAAAGGCAGTATCTTGGCCACAAATTCCCGGCTG ATTGCAGAGGGTGACGTACCTTCTGGTAATATGACAGGAGCACACGACTTGCAGTTGGCCACACCATGTCAACCTCTTTCTCAGGCAACAG GTGCCCCGATGTTGTCTCGTCTGCTGGAGGCAGGTCCCACCCAGTTTTCTCCTCCGTTAGGTTTTATGGTCCGTGGAGACTCTGCCTCAAGTCTTCCCTTTTCTGCTGCCACACCTGTAACTGCTGACTCCACTCCAAGCACAG AGGTGGATATGATGGTGCCATCTGTGCCCCCTGGATGCCAGACTGTCTCTGTGAATGATAAGTTGTCAGAGCTCAGCGAGGATGTGACTGTGTCCTACATGGGAGATGAGCTGGACCTTAAGACTGTGGGGGACATTATCGCCATTATTGAagacaag gCGGATGAGGCTGCAGAGGCTTTGGATGCAGCTGCAGTTGAGGCGGCTCTCTCCTTGTGTGAAGAGAATGGCCACACTCTGTCTGGTGCCTGGGATGCCGGGCCTTTCCAGCCCCATGAGTCTCACCCCACTGTGCCCGCAGCAGCTCCACAGCCCTCTTCTCTTCACATAAACCTCGAGGGGAGGACAGAAgcttccctttcttctctttgcAACAGTCAAGATAACTGTATTGCAGCATTTCCTATGGAACTGAGGAGTCTCCCTCCCACTGCCTCATCCTTATGCAACTCAAAGTGTTTGGAGAACTGCCAAAGTGGAGCACCTACACAGTTAGAGGCAATGAGCGAGACTGGAGAGATTATGCGCCCCAAAAAACAAATTTCATTGAATGCTACCATAAAATGTGAAAGTGAGAAGCAGGCACAGCAAAGACAAACCG ACTCAGTATTAGAAGATAGCCCTCTGACAGAAAGGCATCCCAAG GAGACAGATGTGTATGATGGGCTTAGTGCCAGGGAAGGAGAGAATGCCTTGGGGATGAAAGTGGATAACAAGGTCAACGGGCCAGAAGtgtgcagagaagaagagggtgaTGGAGTGGAGGAGTTCTCATCAGAATTGGACGGGGAAACAGAGCTGGAACCTGCAGCAAGCGAGAGTGAGGATGGATACAGTCTCCACACGGCTTCCTCGTCACTGCAATTCCACACAACGGCAGACTCAATCCCCAGTAGCCCTGCTTCATCGCAGTT TTCTGTGTGCAGTGAGGACCTGGAGGCGCTACAGGCTCACAAGATCTGGAAGAAAGCCATTATGCTAGTGTGGCgtgcagcagccaatcacag GTACGCAAATGTCTTCCTTCAGCCAGTAACAGATGAAATTGCACCTGGATACCATGGTATTGTGCACAG gcccATGGACCTCGCCACCATAAAAAAGAACATTGAGACTGGTTTGATACGGACCACTGCTGAGTTCCAGAGGGACATCATGCTGATGTTTCAGAACGCGGTCATGTACAACAGCCTGGACCATGACGTGTACCACATGGCTCTGGAGATGCAGCGTGACGTACTGGAGCAGATCCAGCAATTTCTAGCAACCCAGCTCATCATGGAGACGTCAGAATCTGGTATCAGCACCAAAAGCCTGAGGGGTCGTGAGAGTGCGCGCAAACAGGACTCTACTGACAAG GACTCTGTCTCCATGTCCTCCCCTgccttcctcctttctcttttt GATGGAGGCACCAGGGGGCGCCGTAGTGCCATAGAAGCTGAcctcaaaatgaagaaatga